A stretch of Corallococcus macrosporus DNA encodes these proteins:
- the pfkB gene encoding 1-phosphofructokinase yields MRPTKPGVVTVTLNAAIDQTLECPGFTAGAVNRVVAETRTPGGKGINVAAFLAGGARPVTAAGFLGTDNVPLFEALFRERGIQDQCIRLPGSSRVNIKVVDRTSGAVTDLNLPGLRVPEEALAALLETLDALAEENGCFVLSGSVPAGVPASIYATLTERLHAKGALVAVDTSGEPLRQAVAAKPDFVKPNAHELGELVERPLRNPGEVARAARELHAGGIGLVVVSLGADGALFVSDEGAWRALPPPVEVASTVGAGDALVAGVLAARLDGHDLETCARRSTAFAAGKLAKVGPVPPTPERVAELLCAVRMHPLGPA; encoded by the coding sequence GTGAGGCCGACGAAGCCGGGGGTGGTGACGGTCACGTTGAACGCGGCCATCGACCAGACGCTGGAGTGTCCGGGGTTCACGGCGGGCGCGGTGAACCGCGTGGTGGCGGAGACGCGCACGCCCGGGGGCAAGGGCATCAACGTGGCGGCGTTCCTCGCGGGAGGTGCCCGGCCGGTGACGGCGGCGGGCTTCCTGGGCACGGACAACGTGCCGCTGTTCGAAGCGCTGTTCCGCGAGCGAGGCATCCAGGACCAATGCATCCGGCTGCCCGGCTCCAGCCGGGTGAACATCAAGGTCGTGGACCGCACGAGCGGCGCGGTGACGGACCTGAACCTCCCCGGCCTGCGAGTCCCGGAAGAGGCGCTGGCCGCGCTGCTGGAGACGCTGGACGCGCTGGCGGAGGAGAACGGCTGCTTCGTGCTGTCAGGCAGCGTGCCCGCGGGAGTGCCCGCGTCCATCTACGCCACGCTGACGGAGCGCCTGCACGCGAAGGGCGCCCTCGTGGCGGTGGACACGAGCGGAGAGCCGCTGCGCCAGGCGGTGGCCGCGAAGCCGGACTTCGTGAAGCCGAACGCGCACGAACTGGGCGAGCTGGTGGAGCGACCGCTGAGGAACCCAGGCGAAGTGGCGCGAGCCGCGAGGGAGCTGCACGCGGGAGGCATCGGGCTGGTGGTGGTGTCGCTGGGAGCGGACGGAGCGCTGTTCGTCTCGGACGAAGGCGCATGGCGAGCCCTGCCGCCCCCGGTGGAGGTGGCGAGCACGGTGGGCGCGGGAGACGCGTTGGTGGCGGGAGTGCTGGCGGCAAGACTGGACGGCCACGACCTGGAGACCTGCGCGAGGAGGAGCACCGCCTTCGCCGCGGGGAAGCTCGCGAAGGTGGGCCCGGTGCCGCCAACGCCGGAGCGCGTGGCGGAGCTGCTCTGCGCGGTGCGGATGCACCCACTGGGCCCGGCCTGA